A stretch of Edaphobacter lichenicola DNA encodes these proteins:
- a CDS encoding phosphatidylglycerophosphatase A family protein, translating into MANSNIQTHPPSEKKTLWAWAIGTFFGTGLLKPGPGTYGSISAVLLWYAAAHLLHPAPVALAIGTTIAAILATLIGIPAATIVAHESGREDPGHVVIDEVAGQLIALIAIPADWQHAAISLLLFRFFDILKPPPIRQLERLPGGTGIMLDDVGAGLFALAIAQLIHLFF; encoded by the coding sequence GTGGCGAACTCCAACATCCAGACCCATCCGCCTTCCGAAAAGAAGACCCTCTGGGCGTGGGCCATCGGCACCTTCTTCGGAACAGGCCTGCTGAAGCCCGGCCCCGGCACCTACGGCAGCATCTCCGCCGTCCTGCTCTGGTACGCTGCGGCCCACCTCCTCCATCCGGCTCCAGTCGCGCTCGCGATCGGCACAACCATCGCCGCGATCCTCGCCACGCTCATCGGCATCCCCGCCGCCACCATCGTCGCCCACGAGTCCGGCCGCGAAGATCCCGGCCACGTCGTCATCGACGAGGTCGCCGGCCAGCTCATCGCCCTCATCGCCATCCCCGCCGACTGGCAACACGCCGCGATCTCGCTTCTACTCTTTCGCTTCTTCGATATCCTCAAGCCGCCGCCCATCCGCCAGCTCGAGCGCCTGCCCGGCGGTACCGGCATCATGCTCGACGACGTAGGTGCCGGCCTCTTCGCTCTCGCCATCGCGCAGCTCATTCACCTCTTTTTTTAG
- a CDS encoding DNA gyrase inhibitor YacG has translation MSNKSPAAKIKTLRCPTCRNIVLATGEDFPFCSDRCRRIDLGKWASGDYKISTPIQDPDLLEELARSNKHNRQNDDDVN, from the coding sequence ATGTCGAACAAATCTCCCGCTGCAAAGATCAAGACCCTCCGCTGCCCCACCTGCCGCAACATTGTCCTTGCCACCGGCGAAGACTTCCCCTTCTGCTCCGACCGCTGCCGCCGCATCGATCTCGGCAAATGGGCCAGCGGTGACTACAAGATCTCCACGCCCATCCAGGACCCCGATCTTCTCGAAGAGCTCGCCCGCTCCAACAAACACAATCGCCAGAACGACGACGACGTGAACTAG